From the genome of Nakamurella flavida, one region includes:
- a CDS encoding response regulator codes for MGGLIAAAASVTEEERTGRTDGTPGTAPAHPFHPDLLVPPLPELFLPRQQPPRRTTVLVVDDEDDQRELLGAWFRRSGCEVHGAAGAVDALRLVADVAFDLFVIDLRMPGVDGWALARTLRHIQGSGRIAICSVLDPHDYPPADDTLPKPVTRADVTALLDRHTAAQGAR; via the coding sequence GTGGGTGGCCTGATCGCCGCGGCCGCGTCGGTCACCGAGGAGGAGCGGACGGGCCGGACGGACGGCACCCCGGGAACGGCCCCCGCCCACCCGTTCCACCCCGACCTGCTCGTCCCGCCCCTGCCCGAGCTGTTCCTCCCCCGTCAGCAGCCCCCCCGACGGACCACCGTGCTCGTGGTCGACGACGAGGACGACCAGCGCGAGCTGCTGGGCGCCTGGTTCCGGCGATCGGGCTGCGAGGTGCACGGGGCGGCCGGCGCCGTCGACGCCCTCCGACTGGTCGCCGACGTCGCGTTCGACCTGTTCGTGATCGACCTGCGCATGCCCGGGGTCGACGGGTGGGCGCTGGCCCGCACCCTGCGTCACATCCAGGGCAGCGGCCGCATCGCCATCTGCTCGGTGCTGGACCCGCACGACTACCCGCCCGCCGACGACACCCTGCCCAAACCGGTCACCCGCGCCGATGTCACCGCGCTGCTGGACCGTCACACGGCCGCCCAGGGTGCCCGGTGA
- a CDS encoding response regulator yields MTAPFRILIVDDDPDVAEYLSLVLSRRAGMTTEIAVDAHQALERIGAATYDVVLTDIQLPGMNGLELASLVRERVPLQPVVVMTAHASVDYAMTAMRHKVDEFLFKPLRPAQLIGSVTEAAQNGRRRRATVRGQVVLAIGGHPDDVEMGVGGVLAAHRAGGDAVVVLTLSDGPPDPSSGGRRQGALAAAELLGARLYIDDLEDTGISPGTDTVRIIERVIAEVSPTIVYTHSAHDRHQDHRAVHEATVVAAASVPALACYQSPSSTVDFRPTHFVRVDGYTEQKLALLACYDGGGRPAPEYRQPESVLATARYWARFGGGRSCEPLEVLRDSGGLVAAAGPTLAHFAPSDRHDPQWVA; encoded by the coding sequence ATGACCGCACCATTCCGCATCCTGATCGTCGACGACGATCCCGATGTCGCCGAGTACCTGTCGCTGGTGCTGTCGCGGCGCGCAGGCATGACGACCGAGATCGCCGTGGACGCCCATCAGGCGCTGGAGCGGATCGGCGCGGCGACCTACGACGTGGTGCTCACGGACATCCAACTGCCGGGCATGAACGGTCTGGAGCTCGCCTCGCTGGTCCGGGAACGGGTCCCCCTGCAGCCGGTCGTGGTGATGACCGCCCACGCCTCCGTCGACTACGCGATGACCGCCATGCGCCACAAGGTCGACGAGTTCCTCTTCAAACCGCTCCGGCCCGCCCAGCTGATCGGCAGCGTGACCGAGGCCGCCCAGAACGGTCGCCGTCGTCGCGCCACCGTCCGCGGCCAGGTCGTCCTGGCCATCGGGGGTCACCCCGACGACGTCGAGATGGGGGTCGGCGGAGTGCTCGCCGCCCACCGGGCGGGTGGGGACGCCGTCGTCGTGCTCACCCTGTCCGACGGTCCGCCGGACCCGTCCTCGGGCGGCCGCCGGCAGGGGGCGCTGGCCGCCGCCGAGCTGCTCGGAGCCCGCCTGTACATCGACGACCTCGAGGACACCGGCATCAGCCCCGGGACGGACACCGTCCGGATCATCGAGCGGGTCATCGCCGAGGTCTCCCCCACCATCGTCTACACCCACTCCGCCCACGACCGTCATCAGGACCACCGCGCCGTCCACGAGGCCACCGTCGTCGCCGCCGCATCCGTCCCGGCCCTCGCGTGTTACCAGTCCCCGTCCAGCACCGTCGACTTCCGCCCCACCCACTTCGTCCGGGTCGACGGGTACACCGAACAGAAGCTGGCCCTGCTGGCCTGCTACGACGGCGGCGGGCGACCCGCCCCGGAGTACCGGCAGCCGGAGTCGGTGCTGGCCACCGCGCGCTACTGGGCCCGGTTCGGCGGCGGGCGCAGTTGCGAGCCGCTGGAGGTCCTCCGGGACAGCGGCGGCCTGGTCGCCGCGGCCGGACCCACGCTGGCCCACTTCGCCCCCTCCGATCGGCACGACCCGCAGTGGGTGGCCTGA
- the pta gene encoding phosphate acetyltransferase, with translation MSRSVYIASPEGASGKSTVSWGLLNLLTQRIGRVAVFRPVFDSPDEIDPVVELLLSHPAVQQEYADAVGVSYAQWHADPEGSLSDIVNAFRALSARYDLVLVQGSDYTDVTTGGEMAVNSVVAANLGAPVVLVVHGRDRTPAQIRAAAAVARTELTSAYAHPVAVIANRVDPAQLDEVKALLALDGGLAVGAIPEIPVLVAPTVRALVQACGGRVVRGNPAWLERESLGFVVAAMSLPNVLTRLTEDCTVIAPGDRSDLLPGLILAHQSGTFPHLSCIVLTGGYAPPEPIAQLIDGIQQDLPIVVSDHGTFETASLLSGVRGRLEAGSPVKMETALRAFADGVDSEALLAAMDVGDSAVTTPLMFQFQLTERARADRKHVVLPEADDDRVLRAAASLLRLGVADLTLLGEERAVRARASTIGVDLSGAQVVSPHDPELVERFAAEYARIRAHKGMTLERARDVVTDVSYFGTMMVHLGMADGMVSGAAHTTAHTIRPSFEIIRTAPGTAIVSSVFLMCLADRVLVYGDCAVNPDPTAQELADIAISSAATAAQFGVQPRVAMLSYSTGSSGSGADVDKVRQATEIVRAQRPDLSVDGPIQYDAAVDPTVAAAKLPDSPVAGRATVLIFPDLNTGNNTYKAVQRSANAVAIGPVLQGLNRPVNDLSRGALVADIVNTVVITAVQAQGHTPATDQEATS, from the coding sequence ATGTCACGAAGCGTCTACATCGCCTCGCCGGAAGGCGCCTCGGGGAAGTCCACCGTGTCGTGGGGGCTGCTGAACCTGCTGACCCAGCGCATCGGCCGGGTCGCGGTGTTCCGCCCGGTGTTCGACTCGCCGGACGAGATCGACCCCGTCGTCGAGCTGCTGCTGTCGCACCCGGCCGTCCAGCAGGAGTACGCCGACGCCGTGGGGGTCAGTTACGCGCAGTGGCACGCGGACCCGGAGGGCTCGCTGTCCGACATCGTCAACGCCTTCCGCGCACTGTCCGCGCGGTACGACCTCGTCCTGGTCCAGGGCAGTGACTACACCGATGTGACCACCGGCGGGGAGATGGCGGTGAACTCCGTCGTCGCGGCCAACCTGGGTGCCCCGGTGGTGCTCGTCGTGCACGGGCGGGACCGCACCCCGGCGCAGATCCGGGCGGCCGCGGCGGTGGCGCGGACCGAGCTCACCTCGGCCTATGCGCACCCGGTCGCCGTCATCGCCAACCGGGTCGACCCCGCCCAGCTCGACGAGGTGAAGGCGCTGCTCGCGCTGGACGGCGGGCTGGCCGTCGGGGCCATCCCGGAGATCCCGGTGCTGGTCGCGCCGACCGTCCGCGCCCTGGTGCAGGCGTGCGGCGGCCGGGTGGTGCGGGGCAACCCGGCCTGGCTGGAGCGCGAGTCGCTGGGCTTCGTGGTCGCCGCCATGTCCCTGCCCAACGTGCTGACCCGGCTCACCGAGGACTGCACCGTCATCGCCCCGGGGGACCGCTCCGACCTGCTGCCCGGGCTGATCCTCGCCCACCAGTCCGGCACCTTCCCGCACCTGTCCTGCATCGTGCTGACCGGTGGGTACGCCCCGCCGGAGCCCATCGCGCAGTTGATCGACGGCATCCAGCAGGACCTGCCCATCGTCGTCAGCGACCACGGCACGTTCGAGACGGCGTCGTTGCTGTCCGGGGTGCGCGGCCGGCTCGAGGCCGGCTCCCCGGTCAAGATGGAGACCGCCCTGCGCGCGTTCGCCGACGGGGTGGACTCCGAGGCCCTGCTGGCCGCCATGGACGTGGGCGACTCCGCGGTCACCACCCCGCTGATGTTCCAGTTCCAGCTGACCGAGCGGGCCCGGGCCGACCGCAAGCACGTGGTGCTGCCCGAGGCCGACGACGACCGGGTGCTGCGGGCGGCGGCCAGCCTGCTGCGCCTGGGCGTGGCCGATCTGACTCTGCTGGGGGAGGAGCGCGCGGTGCGTGCCCGGGCCTCGACCATCGGCGTCGACCTGTCCGGGGCGCAGGTGGTCTCGCCGCACGACCCCGAGCTGGTCGAACGGTTCGCCGCCGAGTACGCGCGGATCCGGGCGCACAAGGGGATGACGCTGGAGCGGGCGCGGGACGTCGTCACCGACGTCTCGTACTTCGGCACGATGATGGTGCACCTGGGGATGGCCGACGGCATGGTGTCCGGGGCGGCGCACACCACCGCCCACACCATCCGGCCGTCGTTCGAGATCATCCGCACCGCGCCGGGGACCGCGATCGTCTCCAGCGTCTTCCTCATGTGCCTGGCCGACCGGGTGCTGGTGTACGGCGACTGCGCGGTCAACCCCGATCCCACCGCGCAGGAGCTCGCCGACATCGCGATCTCCTCGGCGGCCACCGCCGCCCAGTTCGGGGTGCAGCCGCGGGTCGCGATGCTCTCGTACTCCACCGGGTCCTCGGGCAGCGGCGCCGACGTCGACAAGGTCCGCCAGGCCACCGAGATCGTCCGGGCCCAGCGCCCGGACCTGTCGGTGGACGGGCCGATCCAGTACGACGCGGCCGTCGATCCGACGGTGGCCGCGGCCAAGCTGCCCGACTCCCCGGTCGCCGGCCGGGCCACCGTGCTGATCTTCCCGGACCTGAACACCGGCAACAACACCTACAAGGCGGTGCAGCGCAGCGCCAACGCGGTGGCCATCGGTCCGGTGCTGCAGGGCCTGAACCGCCCGGTGAACGATCTCTCCCGCGGCGCGCTGGTCGCCGACATCGTCAACACCGTGGTGATCACCGCCGTGCAGGCCCAGGGGCACACCCCGGCCACCGACCAGGAGGCGACCTCATGA
- a CDS encoding response regulator transcription factor — translation MSTATADEGTTAGPGVVIADDDTDIRRLIELAARRAGVDVLAAVDNGASALDAIREHRPALAVLDVAMPRLTGLQVCAAVRADHRLEHMRIMLLSAAVHAEAVAAGYDAQADLYATKPFSPRSLAAQITALTTMGARP, via the coding sequence GTGAGCACTGCGACGGCGGACGAGGGCACCACGGCCGGCCCCGGAGTGGTGATCGCCGACGACGACACCGACATCCGCCGCCTCATCGAGCTGGCCGCCCGACGGGCCGGGGTGGACGTGCTGGCCGCGGTCGACAACGGGGCGAGCGCCCTGGACGCGATCCGCGAGCACCGCCCGGCGCTCGCGGTGCTGGACGTGGCGATGCCCCGGCTGACCGGGCTGCAGGTGTGCGCGGCCGTCCGGGCCGACCACCGCCTGGAGCACATGCGCATCATGTTGCTGTCCGCCGCGGTGCACGCGGAGGCGGTCGCCGCGGGTTACGACGCCCAGGCCGACCTCTATGCCACCAAACCGTTCAGTCCGCGGTCGTTGGCCGCCCAGATCACCGCGCTGACCACGATGGGGGCCCGGCCGTGA
- a CDS encoding alpha/beta hydrolase, whose product MTQETDGGGWVPDLLGDGYEARTIPLPDDAEGPVVTTVVRSRAVHPAGAAPADSADTAASAHTAVLYVHGLNDYFFQTELADRVTGRAGPGLTGAPADFYAVDLRKCGRSWREYQTPHYSADFTEYGVDLDAAMAVIRADGHDRVIVLAHSTGGLSAALWLADRGEDAGVRALMLNSPLLDLNAAWVLRVAAARPIGAFARRRPLAKVPVGVSELYGSSIHTSGRGEFDFDVSLKQLAGFPIHAGWLGAALAGIRRVHAGLGLTLPVLVLCSTHTVRATTWSEEFWRGDAVLDAHALARRSVLLGRQVTCVRIPDGMHDLLLSRPAVRETVYAAMQRWLRAYG is encoded by the coding sequence GTGACGCAGGAGACGGACGGCGGCGGCTGGGTCCCGGACCTGCTCGGCGACGGATACGAGGCGCGGACCATCCCGCTGCCCGACGACGCCGAGGGGCCGGTCGTCACCACCGTCGTCCGCAGCCGGGCCGTCCACCCCGCCGGCGCCGCTCCCGCCGACAGCGCCGACACTGCCGCCTCTGCCCACACCGCGGTGCTCTACGTGCACGGCCTCAACGACTACTTCTTCCAGACCGAACTGGCCGACCGGGTCACGGGACGGGCCGGGCCGGGCCTGACGGGCGCACCCGCCGACTTCTACGCGGTCGACCTGCGCAAGTGCGGCCGGTCGTGGCGTGAGTACCAGACCCCCCACTACTCCGCGGACTTCACCGAGTACGGCGTCGATCTCGACGCGGCGATGGCCGTCATCCGGGCGGACGGCCACGACCGGGTGATCGTGCTCGCCCACTCCACCGGCGGGTTGAGCGCCGCCCTGTGGCTCGCCGACCGGGGCGAGGACGCCGGGGTGCGGGCCCTGATGCTGAACAGTCCCCTGCTGGACCTGAACGCCGCCTGGGTGCTGCGGGTGGCCGCGGCCCGGCCCATCGGCGCGTTCGCCCGACGCCGACCGCTGGCCAAGGTGCCGGTCGGGGTGTCCGAGCTGTACGGCAGCAGCATCCACACGTCCGGGCGGGGGGAGTTCGACTTCGACGTGAGCCTCAAGCAGCTGGCCGGGTTCCCCATCCACGCAGGCTGGTTGGGCGCGGCCCTGGCCGGGATCCGGCGTGTGCACGCCGGTCTCGGTCTCACCCTGCCCGTCCTCGTGCTCTGCTCGACGCACACCGTCCGGGCCACCACGTGGAGCGAGGAGTTCTGGCGGGGTGATGCCGTCCTCGACGCGCACGCCCTGGCCCGTCGCAGTGTGCTGCTGGGTCGGCAGGTGACCTGCGTGCGGATCCCCGACGGCATGCACGACCTGCTGCTGTCCCGCCCGGCCGTCCGCGAGACGGTGTACGCGGCGATGCAACGGTGGTTGCGCGCCTACGGGTGA
- a CDS encoding PAS domain-containing sensor histidine kinase: MIGRAGERAGGLIDSNTTVERQVVLAVLFGLAQLMLLVPGVQMLDLTMVVASWALFGLATLAALFTPWDRYPPSATMVLPLLDIVSVGLLRGGTGASASIYGSLWILCAISLGAEPGRTATFLAMPLTMVLTILPALGTQTLAGPDWARAFFLPLVLGMTALLVNELTRRLRGRLAMVDDLRRRQSDLLAHARDQAARSSATSALLRESTKELQSVMDAVTEQSIMGSDLTGRIDVFNAGAAKMLGYRPVDVIGRMHITDMHLAEELTGDGTRRDPQNLAEGPRALPEQVEGLVGLARQGIPDVRAWMKVRADGSVLPVQVAVTARRDEHGRIVGFLFVGTDMTATVEQSRLKDEFVNLISHELRTPLSSILGYLELVADDPDNPLSEEQQRYLGTVERNANRLLRLVSDLLFTAQVESGGFHISEQALDVTGLVRASLETAGPAAAARSVTLDVQAPAEPVLVLGDPTRLSQAVDNLLSNAVKFTRPGGSVVVGVRVESAPADAGTAEPDVCISVRDTGIGIPEEELDRLFNRFFRASTARTEAVPGVGLGLTITKAIATAHGGTIELASTVGTGTTFTIRLPRRLPADAERRPVPVA; this comes from the coding sequence GTGATCGGACGGGCCGGCGAGCGGGCCGGCGGACTCATCGACAGCAACACCACGGTGGAACGCCAGGTGGTGCTGGCCGTGCTGTTCGGGCTGGCCCAGCTGATGCTCCTGGTCCCGGGCGTGCAGATGCTGGATCTGACGATGGTCGTCGCGTCCTGGGCTCTGTTCGGCCTGGCCACCCTGGCCGCGCTCTTCACCCCGTGGGACCGGTACCCGCCGTCGGCGACCATGGTGCTGCCCCTCCTGGACATCGTCTCGGTGGGGCTGCTGCGCGGCGGAACCGGGGCGAGCGCGTCCATCTACGGATCACTGTGGATCCTGTGCGCGATCTCGCTGGGCGCCGAACCGGGCCGGACCGCCACCTTCCTGGCCATGCCGCTGACCATGGTGTTGACCATCCTGCCGGCCCTGGGCACCCAGACCCTCGCCGGCCCGGACTGGGCGCGGGCGTTCTTCCTGCCCCTGGTCCTCGGGATGACCGCGCTGCTGGTCAACGAGCTGACCCGGCGACTGCGGGGGCGGCTGGCCATGGTCGACGACCTGCGCCGCCGGCAGTCCGACCTGCTGGCGCACGCCCGCGACCAGGCGGCCCGCAGTTCCGCCACCTCGGCCCTGCTGCGGGAATCGACCAAGGAGCTGCAGAGCGTGATGGACGCGGTGACCGAGCAGTCGATCATGGGCAGCGATCTCACCGGCCGGATCGACGTGTTCAACGCGGGCGCGGCCAAGATGCTGGGCTACCGGCCCGTCGACGTCATCGGCCGGATGCACATCACCGACATGCACCTGGCCGAGGAACTCACCGGGGACGGCACGCGGCGCGATCCGCAGAACCTGGCCGAGGGGCCGCGGGCCCTCCCCGAACAGGTGGAAGGCCTGGTCGGCCTGGCCCGGCAGGGCATCCCCGACGTGCGTGCGTGGATGAAGGTGCGCGCCGACGGATCCGTGCTGCCCGTGCAGGTCGCCGTGACCGCGCGGCGCGACGAGCACGGCCGGATCGTCGGGTTCCTGTTCGTCGGGACGGACATGACCGCCACGGTGGAGCAGTCCCGCCTCAAGGACGAGTTCGTCAACCTGATCTCGCACGAGCTGCGGACCCCGCTCAGCTCGATCCTGGGCTACCTCGAACTCGTCGCCGACGACCCGGACAACCCGCTCTCCGAGGAGCAGCAGCGCTACCTGGGCACGGTGGAACGCAACGCCAACCGGCTGCTGCGGCTGGTGTCGGACCTGCTGTTCACCGCGCAGGTGGAGTCCGGCGGGTTCCACATCTCCGAACAGGCCCTGGATGTCACCGGCCTGGTCCGGGCGTCCCTGGAGACCGCGGGCCCGGCGGCAGCGGCGCGGTCGGTGACGCTGGACGTCCAGGCGCCGGCGGAGCCGGTGCTCGTCCTCGGTGACCCCACGCGGCTCAGCCAGGCGGTGGACAACCTGCTGTCCAACGCCGTCAAGTTCACCCGGCCCGGTGGTTCGGTGGTCGTCGGGGTCCGGGTGGAGAGCGCCCCCGCGGACGCCGGGACCGCGGAACCGGACGTCTGCATCTCGGTGCGCGACACCGGGATCGGCATCCCGGAGGAGGAACTGGACCGGCTGTTCAACCGGTTCTTCCGGGCCTCCACCGCCCGCACCGAGGCGGTGCCCGGCGTCGGCCTCGGCCTGACCATCACCAAGGCCATCGCCACCGCGCACGGCGGGACGATCGAGCTGGCGAGCACAGTGGGCACGGGGACGACCTTCACCATCCGCCTGCCCCGCCGGCTGCCCGCCGACGCCGAGCGGCGACCGGTCCCGGTAGCCTGA
- a CDS encoding lysylphosphatidylglycerol synthase transmembrane domain-containing protein produces MTGRATPAPPGPPAGTAVTGPEAGRAGAVPPAGAPHLADATDPVDAEHPADATDPVDAVGAAGVVPDGPHPPTPAPRWVLPAKIVGALALIGVAVLALQGKVPTPDQVWASLSTANGWGIAAAAVVELASLAEIVRQQRRLLRAFGVPIGFRRLGAITWSSNALAMSLPAGAAVSAGYTYREFRRNGAAQGTAVTVLLLSGVMSTVGLGLLYAVAVGLLASPWVRDVIEAHPVVSVTLAILLAVAVHLGLRLIGRSKDRVLSTDPTPRLDRLQERRPRLASAFRQLLTTARQARTVRFADWRVVLAASVANWALDLACLWASCLAVGIHIHPAALAAIYLGMQLVRQIPLTPGGLGVVEAALLAGLVHAGAANGPAAAAVLIYRLLSTWLLIPIGYLVLGVMHRRDGRSRPPSPTRPAGSAPTTTG; encoded by the coding sequence GTGACCGGACGCGCCACCCCGGCACCGCCCGGCCCTCCGGCGGGCACCGCCGTCACCGGTCCCGAGGCCGGCCGGGCGGGCGCCGTCCCGCCGGCGGGGGCACCGCACCTTGCGGACGCGACGGACCCGGTCGACGCCGAGCACCCGGCGGACGCGACGGACCCGGTCGACGCCGTGGGCGCGGCCGGCGTCGTGCCCGACGGCCCGCATCCCCCCACCCCTGCCCCCCGCTGGGTGCTGCCGGCCAAGATCGTGGGCGCGCTGGCCCTCATCGGCGTCGCCGTCCTCGCCCTGCAGGGCAAGGTGCCGACCCCGGACCAGGTGTGGGCCTCGCTGTCGACCGCGAACGGGTGGGGGATCGCCGCGGCGGCCGTGGTCGAGCTGGCCTCGTTGGCCGAGATCGTCCGCCAGCAACGACGGTTGCTCCGCGCGTTCGGGGTCCCCATCGGGTTCCGACGACTCGGGGCGATCACCTGGTCCAGCAACGCACTGGCCATGAGCCTGCCCGCCGGGGCGGCGGTGAGCGCCGGCTACACCTACCGGGAGTTCCGTCGGAACGGAGCGGCGCAGGGCACCGCGGTGACGGTGCTGCTGCTGTCCGGCGTGATGTCGACCGTCGGCCTGGGCCTGCTGTACGCGGTGGCCGTGGGGCTGCTGGCCTCACCCTGGGTCCGCGACGTGATCGAGGCGCACCCGGTCGTCTCCGTCACGCTCGCGATCCTGCTCGCCGTGGCCGTGCATCTCGGCCTGCGGCTGATCGGCCGCAGCAAGGACCGGGTGCTCTCCACCGACCCCACCCCGCGGCTGGACCGCCTGCAGGAACGCCGACCGCGGCTGGCGTCGGCGTTCCGCCAGCTGCTGACCACCGCCCGGCAGGCGCGGACCGTCCGGTTCGCGGACTGGCGGGTGGTGCTGGCGGCGTCGGTGGCGAACTGGGCCCTGGACCTGGCCTGCCTGTGGGCCAGCTGCCTGGCCGTCGGGATCCACATCCATCCGGCCGCCCTGGCCGCGATCTACCTCGGCATGCAGCTGGTCCGGCAGATCCCGCTGACCCCCGGCGGGCTGGGCGTGGTCGAGGCGGCCCTGTTGGCCGGCCTGGTCCACGCCGGCGCGGCGAACGGACCGGCCGCCGCCGCGGTGCTGATCTACCGGCTGCTGAGCACCTGGCTGCTCATCCCGATCGGGTACCTGGTGCTGGGCGTGATGCACCGCCGCGACGGTCGAAGCCGCCCCCCGTCCCCGACCCGGCCCGCCGGCTCCGCCCCGACGACCACGGGGTGA
- a CDS encoding MFS transporter, which yields MSTAAVDPASIARPAPRRQVVAWSLWDAGSSGFNVVILTFVFSVYLTDSVGEDLAGGSTQATALLSWALAAAGLLIALLAPVTGQRADAGGRRKRSVIIWTCATAACITGLFWVKDDVSYLWLGLVLMAAASVANQFADVSYSAMLRQVSTPATIGRVSSVGWASGYVGGIILLLVCYVGFLAPDVGWFGVTFENEGMSVRVIALFAALWLLVLSIPLFLWVPEVPAAPKAQRVGFLASYRVLLADLKELYRVDRHAVYFLGASALYRDGLAAVFTFGAIWAVSVYGITAQDVLIFGIAANVVSAIGALVGGRFDDRVGPKPVIIVSLLGMVATSLILLFVSGPGMFWVFGLVLCTFVGPAQTSSRTFLARLAPPGREGQMFGLYATTGRAVSFLAPALVGLFTGIFDSERAGIAGIVIVLGLGLAALWAVHPPRDTAAVALADTPTRTG from the coding sequence ATGAGCACAGCGGCGGTCGACCCCGCCTCGATCGCCCGGCCCGCCCCCCGCCGTCAGGTGGTGGCCTGGAGTCTGTGGGACGCCGGGTCGTCCGGGTTCAACGTCGTCATCCTCACCTTCGTCTTCTCGGTCTACCTGACCGATTCCGTCGGCGAGGACCTGGCCGGCGGATCCACCCAGGCCACGGCCCTGCTCAGCTGGGCCCTGGCCGCGGCCGGACTGCTCATCGCCCTGCTCGCCCCGGTCACCGGGCAGCGCGCGGACGCGGGTGGGCGCCGCAAGCGTTCGGTGATCATCTGGACGTGCGCCACCGCCGCCTGCATCACCGGGCTGTTCTGGGTCAAGGACGACGTGTCCTACCTGTGGCTGGGCCTGGTGCTGATGGCCGCCGCGTCGGTCGCGAACCAGTTCGCCGACGTCTCCTACAGCGCGATGCTGCGGCAGGTCTCCACCCCGGCGACGATCGGCCGGGTCTCCTCGGTGGGCTGGGCGTCGGGTTACGTGGGCGGCATCATCCTGCTGCTGGTCTGCTACGTCGGCTTCCTCGCCCCGGACGTCGGCTGGTTCGGGGTGACCTTCGAGAACGAGGGGATGAGCGTCCGGGTCATCGCCCTGTTCGCCGCGCTGTGGCTGCTGGTGCTGTCGATCCCGCTGTTCCTCTGGGTGCCCGAGGTACCGGCGGCGCCCAAGGCCCAGCGGGTCGGCTTCCTGGCCTCGTACCGGGTGCTGCTGGCCGACCTCAAGGAGCTGTACCGGGTCGACCGGCACGCCGTGTACTTCCTGGGGGCGAGCGCGCTCTACCGCGACGGACTGGCCGCGGTGTTCACCTTCGGAGCGATCTGGGCGGTCAGCGTCTACGGCATCACCGCGCAGGACGTGCTGATCTTCGGCATCGCCGCGAACGTGGTGTCCGCGATCGGCGCGCTCGTCGGCGGCCGGTTCGACGACCGAGTCGGGCCGAAACCGGTGATCATCGTGTCGCTGCTGGGCATGGTGGCGACGTCGCTGATCCTGCTGTTCGTCTCCGGGCCGGGGATGTTCTGGGTGTTCGGCCTGGTGCTGTGCACGTTCGTCGGGCCGGCGCAGACCTCGTCCCGCACGTTCCTGGCCCGGCTGGCTCCGCCGGGACGCGAGGGGCAGATGTTCGGCCTGTACGCCACCACCGGCCGCGCGGTCTCCTTCCTCGCCCCCGCCCTGGTCGGCCTGTTCACCGGCATCTTCGACAGCGAGCGGGCCGGGATCGCCGGCATCGTGATCGTTCTCGGGCTCGGACTGGCCGCGCTGTGGGCTGTGCACCCGCCGCGGGACACGGCGGCCGTGGCCCTCGCCGACACCCCGACCCGCACCGGCTGA
- a CDS encoding acetate kinase, translating into MTAASTGTPSTALVLVINCGSSSMKYQLVEPVSAEVLAAGLVERIGEEQGRAVHSAGGQDREFTGPIADHGAALGIIADLFAESGRPLDPAGLLAVGHRVVHGGAVFGDPVLVDDHVLGQIRELAALAPLHNPAAATGIERAREAFPGVPQVAVFDTAFFRTLPAAAHTYAIDAQVAAEHQIRRYGFHGTSHQYVSGQVALALGRDITDLDQIVLHLGNGASASAVAGGIAVETSMGLTPLEGLVMGTRSGDVDPGVLFYLARVAGLDTDGLDTLLNRRSGLLGLAGVNDFRDVQTRMDAGNDAARLAFDVYCHRVRKYVGAYLAVLGGADVITFTAGVGENAPAVRAAVLAGLERLGIEIDAERNAVRSKEPRVISTDASTVTVMVVPTNEELAIARATAQLVQQG; encoded by the coding sequence ATGACCGCAGCGTCGACCGGCACGCCCAGCACGGCGCTCGTGCTGGTGATCAACTGCGGCTCGTCCTCGATGAAGTACCAACTGGTGGAACCGGTCTCGGCCGAGGTGCTCGCCGCCGGGCTGGTCGAACGGATCGGCGAGGAGCAGGGCCGCGCGGTGCACTCCGCCGGCGGACAGGACCGCGAGTTCACCGGTCCGATCGCCGACCACGGGGCCGCGCTGGGCATCATCGCGGACCTCTTCGCCGAGTCCGGGCGTCCGCTGGACCCGGCCGGGCTGCTGGCCGTCGGGCACCGGGTGGTGCACGGCGGCGCGGTCTTCGGCGATCCCGTCCTGGTCGACGATCACGTGCTGGGGCAGATCCGGGAACTCGCGGCGTTGGCACCGCTGCACAACCCCGCTGCGGCCACCGGCATCGAGCGGGCCCGGGAGGCCTTCCCGGGCGTGCCCCAGGTCGCCGTCTTCGACACCGCCTTCTTCCGGACGCTGCCCGCCGCGGCCCACACGTACGCCATCGACGCGCAGGTGGCGGCCGAGCACCAGATCCGGCGGTACGGCTTCCACGGCACCTCCCACCAGTACGTCAGCGGGCAGGTCGCGCTCGCGCTCGGCCGGGACATCACCGACCTCGACCAGATCGTGCTGCACCTGGGCAACGGCGCTTCGGCATCCGCCGTGGCCGGCGGCATCGCGGTGGAGACGTCGATGGGGTTGACCCCGCTCGAGGGTCTGGTCATGGGCACCCGCAGCGGCGACGTCGATCCGGGTGTCCTGTTCTACCTGGCCCGGGTCGCCGGCCTGGACACCGACGGTCTGGACACCCTGCTGAACCGCCGGTCCGGGCTGCTCGGCCTGGCCGGGGTCAACGACTTCCGGGACGTGCAGACCCGGATGGACGCCGGCAACGACGCCGCCCGGCTGGCCTTCGACGTGTACTGCCACCGCGTCCGCAAGTACGTCGGCGCCTACCTGGCCGTGCTGGGCGGGGCCGACGTCATCACGTTCACCGCCGGGGTCGGCGAGAACGCGCCCGCGGTGCGCGCCGCGGTGCTCGCCGGTCTGGAACGTCTCGGGATCGAGATCGACGCGGAGCGCAATGCCGTCCGCTCGAAGGAGCCGCGGGTGATCTCCACCGACGCCAGCACGGTCACCGTGATGGTCGTCCCCACGAACGAGGAACTGGCGATCGCCAGGGCCACCGCCCAGCTGGTGCAGCAGGGGTAG